The Georgenia sp. TF02-10 genome window below encodes:
- the nth gene encoding endonuclease III, with protein MDPADRRPPAGTPEQALAVDDRLAEAWPDARCELDFTNPLGLLVATVLSAQTTDRRVNAVTPTLFARYPHAAAYAGAQREDLEELLRPLGFFRAKAGTLQRLGAALVEDHDGAVPATLPELVRLPGVGRKTANVVLGNAFGVPGITVDTHVGRLARRLGWSTQQDPVKVEQDIAALLPAERWTMACHRLIFHGRRVCHARRPACGACVLADLCPSYGTGETDPERAAALVTVP; from the coding sequence GTGGACCCAGCCGACCGGCGGCCCCCCGCCGGCACCCCGGAGCAGGCGCTCGCCGTCGACGACCGCCTGGCCGAGGCCTGGCCGGACGCGCGCTGCGAGCTGGACTTCACCAACCCGCTCGGGCTGCTCGTGGCCACCGTCCTGTCCGCCCAGACCACCGACCGGCGTGTCAACGCGGTCACCCCCACGCTCTTCGCCCGCTACCCCCACGCCGCCGCCTACGCCGGCGCCCAACGGGAGGACCTCGAGGAGCTCCTGCGCCCGCTCGGGTTCTTCCGGGCCAAGGCCGGGACGCTGCAGCGCCTCGGTGCTGCGCTCGTCGAGGACCACGACGGCGCCGTGCCCGCCACGCTGCCCGAGCTCGTGCGGCTGCCCGGGGTGGGCCGCAAGACCGCCAACGTCGTCCTCGGCAACGCCTTCGGGGTCCCGGGGATCACCGTGGACACCCACGTCGGCCGGCTCGCCCGCCGGCTGGGCTGGAGCACGCAGCAGGACCCGGTCAAGGTCGAGCAGGACATCGCGGCGCTGCTGCCGGCGGAGCGCTGGACGATGGCCTGCCACCGGCTGATCTTCCACGGCCGCCGGGTCTGCCACGCCCGCCGCCCCGCCTGCGGCGCCTGCGTGCTGGCCGACCTGTGCCCGTCCTACGGCACCGGCGAGACCGACCCGGAGCGGGCGGCCGCCCTGGTCACCGTGCCCTGA